The Streptomyces sp. NBC_01463 DNA window TCACACCGGCCCACCGGTGAGCTGCTGGATGGCCTCGACCACCTGGCCCGCTCCGTTCTCGGTCGCCATGGACTTCGCCGCTGCCGCCGCGGCCCGGCCGTGTGCCTGTCCCTTCACCACCTGGGCGAGCGCGTCGGCAAGCCGCTCGGTGGTGAGGGACCTGAACGGAATCGGTCCGGTGGCGGCGCCGAGGGATGCGAGTCGCCCTGCCCAGAACGGCTGGTCCGCGGTCACCGGCACGGTCACCGCCGGGACGCCGGCCCGCAACGCGGCCGCCGAGGTGCCGGCCCCGGCATGGTGGACCACCGCGGCCAGCCGCGGGAACAGCAGCGCGTGCGGGACGTCCCCGATGGTGAGCACATCGTCCCCCTCGGCGGCGAGTCCGGCGCTGCCGGACTGGAGGATGCCCCGCAGCCCGGCGCGGCGCAGCGCCCGCACAGCGATCCCGCTCGGCCGCTCCCCCTCGCCCGACGCCATGCTCCCGAAGCCGATGAGCACGGGGCGGGGGCCGGCACCCAGGAAGTCCTCAAGCCCGGCAGGCAGTCGTGCGCCCGCGGCCAGGTGTGGCCACCAGTTACCCACGACGTCCAGGCCGGTGCGCCAGTCCGGTGGACGGGGCACCAGTGCCGGGCTGAATCCGTGCAGGATGGGCCAGTTCGCCTGTTCCTGGCGTCGGCGCATCTCCGACGGAGAGGCCGGGGGCAGACCGAAGCGCTGTCGAAGCTTGGCGACCGCCTGTGTGTACACACGGTCTGCCATCCTCAGGGCAATGCGTCCGGTGGCCCGGTTGGCCGGACGGCCCAGGGAGCGGGAGGCGGTGACGACGGGCGGGAAGTCGCCGGTGGGGGCGGTGGGTTGGAGGTACACGCCGAGGCTCGGTGTGCCCGTCGCCTCGGTGAGGTGCCAGCCGAGCGGGGCCGTGGTGGCCGACAGCAGGAGCACGTCGGAGCCGACGGCCACCGCGTCGGCGAAGCCGTCGCCCAGCTCGGTGACGAAGGTGGCAGCGGTACGCAACATGTCACGTCGTCCTGTGACACCACCGGGCACACGTGTGCCGGCGGCGAGGCTGCGGAATTCCAGTCCTGCGTCGCGTACGAGAGTCGCGAAGAGTTCTGTGGTGGCGAGGGCTACGTCGTACCCGGCCCGTCTCAGTTCGGCGCCCAGGCCCGTGTAGGGCGCGACGTCGCCGCGCGATCCGGCCGCGGCGATCAGTATCCTCATCGGTCCTCCTCCGGGTCCGTACGTCCCTCCGAGTGGCGGGCCGCGTTCGCGTGGACGGCTTTGCATGCGTAGGCGGCCAGGCCGGGGCGTTGCTGCGGCGCCGGGACGACCAGAGCGAAGGCGCGGGGGTCGGCGGCGAAGTCGTCCGCGATGCGCCGGTGCATGCCGGGCGGGCAGGAGGTGAACCAGCGTGAGATGTGCAGGCGGTGTTCCTCGGCGAGGTCCATGGCCCGCTCGCCGTCGCTCGGCTCACCCTCGTCGAAGGCGGCGAGCAGCTCCGCCCGCCATGCGGCGGCCTCGCCCATGAGCTGACGCCAGTCCTCCTTGGTGTGGCCTGCTGCGCGCGTCATCGCCTCGCGCTGCCCGGGCGTATCAGCCCACTTCAGCTCGGCCTCGGTGGCGTAACTCAGATCGAAGGTGACCTCGCCGAAGACCTCGAAGCGTTCCTGAGGGGTCAGCGGGACCCCGGTCTGCTGGACCTCGATCGCCCGTTCCGCCACCTCGGCAAGCCGCTGCAGTCTCGCGACTTCCTCACTCAGCTGCCGCCGGCGGGCCTGGAGCCGCTCCAGGGCGTTCGCCTGCGGATCCGTGAGGATCGCGGCGATCTCATCGAGCGGGAATCCGAGTTCACGGTAGAAGAGGATCTGCTGGAGCCGGATCAGGTCGGCCTCGCTGTAGAGCCGGTAGCCGGCCCGGCTGCGGTCGCTGGGCGAGAGCAGTTCCGCCTTGTCGTAGTGGTGCAGCGTACGCACCGTCACCCCGGCGAAGGCCGAGACCTGCCCCACGGAGTAGCTCATCCGTCCGTCCTTTCGTCGGCGCCCAGCCTCAAGCCTGACGCAGGGGGAGGGTCAACTCGGGCTCGCCGGCCCGCGGCCACCAGCCAGGTGCCTCGCGTTCGCCGTTCCGTAGTCTTGCCGTATGGAGAACGGGATCGAGCGCGTGGAGGACGGCTGGGACGTCCGCCCCATACGGGGAGTGGGTGTGGGCGAGGTGACCGTCGGCAACACGATGCGGCTGCACATCGGTCCCCACGGCATCGAGGTGTGGAGTCCTGCCGAGCTGACCGCGGACGGGGTGACGTGTTCCGTACACGCTTACGGTCGGATCAACCCGGGCCGGATGCCGCAGTTGCTCGACCAAGTGGTGGCCGAGGTTCACGCCGCGGACTCGGGCGTTCTGCGGGTGCGTTTCGCGAATGGGTGGCGGCTGGACGTCCCGGTGCCTCCTGAGGGCCCTGGTGGCGCGGGCGGTCTCAATGGCTGCGGCGACGCCGGTTGGATCGTCGCTCTGCGCGGTCGCCACTTCCTCAGGCCCACGCCGGGTGGCGGTGTGCGGATCTCCGGCCTGCGTCGGGAACAGGGCTGAGCGTCGTCCCCGGGTACGCGCCCGTGCTTCGCTTTTACGCAGGGGACACCTTCCGTAGCTCCCCCGTAACACCCGAACGCAAGACTCTCCGCATCGCGCAGTTCCCGGGATCGACGGGCACATCCACCCGCCGGGGCTGCAAGCTCACGACGCGTCCGGCAGCAGGGCCGGTGCGTGCGTGCCCGGTCCGCCGTGTGCGGGTCGGTGGAAGCGCCGGGGGCGGTGACCGCGCTTCGTTCCCCCGCGTACCGGCTCAACGGCCGCGTACGCCGCGCACAGGGAGAACCACGTTGACCACACAGCCGTACGACACACCCGCCGAGCGACGCTCCGGAGCCGAGCAGGAGCTCGCCCGGGAACGGCGGATGGGCGCCGCGACCGGGACCGCGACCGCGGCCCGTGACATCCGGGTCGTCGATCTGACCGACTTCGATGCCCGGCGCGCCGACATCACCGAGGAGTTGTGGCAGGCCGCCACCGAGATCGGCTTCTTCCAGTTGTCGGGGCACGGAATCGACCCGGCCGGGATCGACTCGGCGTTCGCCGCAGCGGAGGCGTACTTCGCCCTGCCCGTCGGCATCAAGAGCCGCCACGCCCTCAAGAAGGGGCTGAACACGGGCTGGGAGTACCGGAGTCAGGTACGTCCCTCCACCGGTACCCCGGACGAGAAGGAGTCGTACCAGCTCACCCGGCCGCACATGGACGGGCTGTGGCCGGACGAGGGCGAACTGCCGGGCTTCCGCGCGACCTTGCTGGATTTCGAGCGCCGTTGCCACCGCCTCGCCCACCAGGTCCTGTCCTGCTTCGCCGAAGGCCTCGGCTTCGAACGTGACTTCTTCGCGCGCCGGCACGATCCGGCCAGCCCGCTGCACCAGAGCACCCTGCGTCTGCTGCACTACTACGCCGTACCCGAGCGGGCACGCGGTCGGGCGGACGGGGGGTGGCGCGCCGGAGCGCACACCGACTTCGACTGCCTGACGCTCCTCTTCCAGCGCGACGGCCAGGACGGTCTCCAGGTGTGCCCGGGCAAGGAGGCGGACACCCGTGCCTGGACGCCCGTACCGGCCCGCGCCGACCTCATCACCTGCAACATCGGCGACATGCTCATGCGGTGGAGCGGCGATCTCCTGCCGTCCAACTTCCACCGCGTCGCGCCGCCCGGGCCGGACGACGACCAGGGGCCGCGCTACTCCATCGCCTACTTCGCGCAGGCCGACCGGGACGCCGTGATCGCAGCGCCGGACGGGCGTCATGCACCGATCACCGCCGAGGAGTACCTGCGGCAGCGCATCGCCGCCAACTTCGCCGGCTGACGGGCGGCCGCCCACAGAGGCGGCGTCCGCCGCCGTGGCCGTTCGCACGAGCGGCCGCGGCGGCCCTCTCCGACACCCACGCACGAAAGCGGGGTCCCGCATGTCCGAAACACGCCCGTGTGCGCTGCTGCTGTCCGGTGCCCAGGTGGTCACCGTCGATGACGCGCGCACCGTTCACACCGACGGGGCGGTGGCCGTCGACGGCAACCGCGTCGTCGACGTCGGCCCGACCGCCGACCTGGTCGCCCGCTGGCGGCCGCACCGCACCGTCGACTGCCGGGGCAGCGCCGTCCTGCCCGGCTTCACCGACGCGCACACCCACCTGTTCCAGAGCCTGGCCCGAGGCATCGGTGACGGCATGGCCATCGGGCGGTGGCTGAACGAGTTCATGTGGCCGTACGCCATTCACCTCGACGCCGAGGACGCCCGGGTCGCCGCCCGACTGGGCGCGGTGGAGGCCGCCCGGGCGGGTATCACGACGGTCGTCGACCACCACTACGCGCCCAGCGATCCCGAGACCGTTCTGGCCGTCGCCGACGCGATCGAGGAGATCGGACTGCGCGGAGCGGTCGCCCGCGGCATGCTCGGGGACCGTACCGCCGTCGCCGAGGCACGCGGTCTGCCGACCGCCCTCTACCGCTACGGCACCGACCAGGAACTCGACCTCACCCGGCAGTGCATGGCGGCCCGCGGTGCCGAGTCCCTGGTACGCGTCTGGCCCGCCCCGCTGAACCTTTCGTACGGCGACCGGGACCTGGTGCGCGGAGCCGCTGCCCTCGCCCGTGAGCACGGGGTTCGCTGGCACACCCATTGCAGCGAGGGGGCCAAGGACCCGCAGAGCTTCCTGGACCGCTACGGGAAACGGCCGGTGACCTGGCTGGCGGCCGAGAACCTGCTCGACGGGCACGCCACACTGGCGCACGCCGTATGGCTCGACGAGGAGGAGACCGAGGCGGTCGGCGCGTACGGGGCGGGTGTGGCGCACTGCCCCTGCTCAAACGCCTATCTGGCCTCCGGCGCGATGCCGTGGCGGGGCCTGCGCGATGCGGGCGCGGTGGTGGCGCTCGGCACGGACGGCCCGAGCGCCGGCGGCCGCCAGGACATGTTCGAGGTGATGAAGCAGACCCTGTTCGGTCAGCGTCTGAGCAGCCTCGATCCGTCCGCCGTGCGGTGCGAGGAGGCCGTCGAGGCCGCGACACGCGACGGTGCCCGGTACGCGGGTGTCGAAGGCGGTGGGGTGATCCGTCCGGGTGCCCCGGCCGATCTGGTGGTCGTGGACCTGACGGGCACAGCCGTACAGCCCGTGCACCGCGCGGTGTCCGCACTCGTCTACTCCGCGCGTGCGGCGGACGTGGTGATGACGCTCGTCGCCGGGCGTGTCGTGTACGAGAACGGCCGCTGCCCC harbors:
- a CDS encoding glycosyltransferase, whose amino-acid sequence is MRILIAAAGSRGDVAPYTGLGAELRRAGYDVALATTELFATLVRDAGLEFRSLAAGTRVPGGVTGRRDMLRTAATFVTELGDGFADAVAVGSDVLLLSATTAPLGWHLTEATGTPSLGVYLQPTAPTGDFPPVVTASRSLGRPANRATGRIALRMADRVYTQAVAKLRQRFGLPPASPSEMRRRQEQANWPILHGFSPALVPRPPDWRTGLDVVGNWWPHLAAGARLPAGLEDFLGAGPRPVLIGFGSMASGEGERPSGIAVRALRRAGLRGILQSGSAGLAAEGDDVLTIGDVPHALLFPRLAAVVHHAGAGTSAAALRAGVPAVTVPVTADQPFWAGRLASLGAATGPIPFRSLTTERLADALAQVVKGQAHGRAAAAAAKSMATENGAGQVVEAIQQLTGGPV
- a CDS encoding MerR family transcriptional regulator, with product MSYSVGQVSAFAGVTVRTLHHYDKAELLSPSDRSRAGYRLYSEADLIRLQQILFYRELGFPLDEIAAILTDPQANALERLQARRRQLSEEVARLQRLAEVAERAIEVQQTGVPLTPQERFEVFGEVTFDLSYATEAELKWADTPGQREAMTRAAGHTKEDWRQLMGEAAAWRAELLAAFDEGEPSDGERAMDLAEEHRLHISRWFTSCPPGMHRRIADDFAADPRAFALVVPAPQQRPGLAAYACKAVHANAARHSEGRTDPEEDR
- a CDS encoding DUF6188 family protein; amino-acid sequence: MENGIERVEDGWDVRPIRGVGVGEVTVGNTMRLHIGPHGIEVWSPAELTADGVTCSVHAYGRINPGRMPQLLDQVVAEVHAADSGVLRVRFANGWRLDVPVPPEGPGGAGGLNGCGDAGWIVALRGRHFLRPTPGGGVRISGLRREQG
- a CDS encoding isopenicillin N synthase family oxygenase, with amino-acid sequence MTTQPYDTPAERRSGAEQELARERRMGAATGTATAARDIRVVDLTDFDARRADITEELWQAATEIGFFQLSGHGIDPAGIDSAFAAAEAYFALPVGIKSRHALKKGLNTGWEYRSQVRPSTGTPDEKESYQLTRPHMDGLWPDEGELPGFRATLLDFERRCHRLAHQVLSCFAEGLGFERDFFARRHDPASPLHQSTLRLLHYYAVPERARGRADGGWRAGAHTDFDCLTLLFQRDGQDGLQVCPGKEADTRAWTPVPARADLITCNIGDMLMRWSGDLLPSNFHRVAPPGPDDDQGPRYSIAYFAQADRDAVIAAPDGRHAPITAEEYLRQRIAANFAG
- a CDS encoding amidohydrolase, whose protein sequence is MSETRPCALLLSGAQVVTVDDARTVHTDGAVAVDGNRVVDVGPTADLVARWRPHRTVDCRGSAVLPGFTDAHTHLFQSLARGIGDGMAIGRWLNEFMWPYAIHLDAEDARVAARLGAVEAARAGITTVVDHHYAPSDPETVLAVADAIEEIGLRGAVARGMLGDRTAVAEARGLPTALYRYGTDQELDLTRQCMAARGAESLVRVWPAPLNLSYGDRDLVRGAAALAREHGVRWHTHCSEGAKDPQSFLDRYGKRPVTWLAAENLLDGHATLAHAVWLDEEETEAVGAYGAGVAHCPCSNAYLASGAMPWRGLRDAGAVVALGTDGPSAGGRQDMFEVMKQTLFGQRLSSLDPSAVRCEEAVEAATRDGARYAGVEGGGVIRPGAPADLVVVDLTGTAVQPVHRAVSALVYSARAADVVMTLVAGRVVYENGRCPGIDEDALAAHARERAERLVRRADFGALTGPWRDGNRNLRRRVATS